The genomic segment ATGGTCACCACGGCCATCGACCGGGCCACGGCGCACCTCGCCGGCGAAACCGTCGAGGACACCATCGTCATCGAGGGACTGGAGGTAACGCAGGACAACGCCAGCGACTACCTCGATCAGTACTTCGGCTGAGTCGCGACCCGACGGGCCATGGTCGGCACCGACGTACTGTCGACAGCCCCGAAGGTTCCGGGAGCCGCGGGCCGTGTGGTTGTCGACCGTGCCGACTCAGAGTTCGATCGCCCGGCCGGCTTCGCTGGCCTCGTAGACGGCCTTCAGCGTCTCGATGTCGACCAGCCCGTGTTCGCCGTTCGCGTTCGGTTCGGTGTCGGTCAGCAGGCAGTGCGCGAAGTACTCGAACTCCTCTTCCATCTGGTCGATCCCCTCGAAGTCGATCGTCAGGTCGCTGTCACCGTGCGAGACGTGGAGGCGACGCTCGTCCCACGGGTAAAAGGCCGGTTCGACTCTGATCTCGCCGGCCGTACCCGTGACACGGATGTGACTCGCCAGGTGTGCGTTCTGGCTCGCGGTACACATCCCGGTGACGTGGTCCGGGAAGGCGACCTGGAAGGCGGCGTGTTCGTCCGGAACGTCCGAAAACTCCGGCGCGACCGAGTGGGCGGTGCCGTACACCGCTGTCGGGTCCGCGTCGAGCAGGAATCGTGCGGTGTTCAGCGGGTAGATCCCGATGTCCATGGCCGCACAGCCACCGGAGAGCTCCCAGTCCAGTCGCCACTGGTCGGGGTCCGGGACGAGTTCGAGGATCGGTTCGGTCA from the Haloarcula pelagica genome contains:
- the gfo6 gene encoding D-xylose 1-dehydrogenase Gfo6, translating into MELDALTTDFTRRDWQTVTETDDPVRIAMVGVGWWTREQAMPAVAAAELCETTVLVSGDAEKARAVGADSATVERGITYDEFHDGVASDAYDAVYVVTPNAEHLPFVETAAELGKAVLCEKPMEATVDRARRLVETCDTHDVPLMIAYRMHTEPAVRRARDLVREGYVGEPVFVHGNMTEPILELVPDPDQWRLDWELSGGCAAMDIGIYPLNTARFLLDADPTAVYGTAHSVAPEFSDVPDEHAAFQVAFPDHVTGMCTASQNAHLASHIRVTGTAGEIRVEPAFYPWDERRLHVSHGDSDLTIDFEGIDQMEEEFEYFAHCLLTDTEPNANGEHGLVDIETLKAVYEASEAGRAIEL